Genomic segment of Prochlorococcus marinus CUG1433:
ATTTTTTAGCAAAATCCATATCAGCTACTACACCTAAATTTCTTCCACATGCAGTGAAGCCTTTTTTATGCTTCATTTCCATTCTCGCCAATTTAGTTAATTCCTCTAACTCATTTGGAATTAAAGTTGCTATTGAAATGTAATTATCATGAGCCTCTTGCTCTCCCTCTATAACAATTGCATTTATTCTGCTGTATGCATCCTTATAGGAATCTGTAGTGAAGTCGGGTAAATCTAAAGAAATCGGATTAATCGATTCTTCAATAGTTTTTTTATTTGATTCTAGAGTTTGCATGTCAGTAATCTTTAGCTCATTATGCATGAATATTACACGATTATAGAAAGTTTATTTAAATATCATGAAAATAGTTTCAATTGTTAAGTCACATTTTTTACTTAAACTTGTTTAAGAATTGTTTGGCCAATCTGATTGCATCAGATTCATAATCAATTTGAACCAATGATTAATTAATAATTCTTTTAAATTTTTTCCTAAAGACTCATTTGCTCCTCTGCTATCTCCAATAACACCTGATTTACTGAAGTCGTCAGTAAGCCAAGCAGTAGGGGCATTCCCCTCTAGACTCCAGCCTTCTGGGATTTGTCCTTTAATGCCCTCATTTGGGCGTTCATCACCTACTAATTCTGGTTTCAAAGCGAGCATCAAACTTGTTTCTGCTAAAGAGGCATGAAGCCCATCCTCAATTTCAGTTTTTGTTAACAATTCACTTAATCCATTAACACCACTCCATAGAAAACAAGGGAAAACTGCCATTTCTGGTGAGAAACTTCTTAGCTCTCTTGCCGCAGTATTTAGAAGTGAGATTTGACCTCCATGTCCATTTATTAATATCAATCTTTTAAAACCCATTTCAGATAATTGACCTCCGACTTCCTTAATCATTGAGGTTATTAAATTTGAGGAAAGTGAAATTGTCCCAGCAAAACCTTTATGTTCTGGCGAAAAACCAATATATTGAGTTGGAAATTTTTTTAATGGAATATCGGCAGGTAATAATTTAAAAACTTCCCTAATGATGTCATCAACAAAAATACTATCTGTAGCAAGAGGCAAATGAGGTCCATGTTGCTCAACAGCACCAAAGGGCCAAATCACTGTTGATCTTTTTTCTTTTGCAATACTCTCAATTTCTTGCCAATTTAAATATTCAAATTTATTAGATATTGGTTTAAAGTTCATTAATTTTAATTTTGAGTATTAACATTTAGAGTATGTTAATAATTAATTATTCTTATTTTACCTACGATGGGAGCAAGTAATAAAAATGCCCAAAATAATATCCAACAAAAGGGCAATAAAAAACCTCTTCAGGTACTTCACATAAGCAAGAAAGATTCTCAAGAAATAAATAATGAGCAAAACAATTCGCAAGAAGATATAAAAAAAGAAAAAATTGTAATTA
This window contains:
- a CDS encoding creatininase family protein translates to MNFKPISNKFEYLNWQEIESIAKEKRSTVIWPFGAVEQHGPHLPLATDSIFVDDIIREVFKLLPADIPLKKFPTQYIGFSPEHKGFAGTISLSSNLITSMIKEVGGQLSEMGFKRLILINGHGGQISLLNTAARELRSFSPEMAVFPCFLWSGVNGLSELLTKTEIEDGLHASLAETSLMLALKPELVGDERPNEGIKGQIPEGWSLEGNAPTAWLTDDFSKSGVIGDSRGANESLGKNLKELLINHWFKLIMNLMQSDWPNNS